One stretch of Sinomonas terrae DNA includes these proteins:
- the pstB gene encoding phosphate ABC transporter ATP-binding protein PstB, which produces MSKRIDVKDLNVYYGNFLAVEGVSINIAARSVTAFIGPSGCGKSTFLRTLNRMHEVLPGARVEGQVLLDGDDLYGSGVDPVAVRSHVGMVFQRPNPFPTMSIRDNVLAGVKLNGGRLSKSDAQEIVESSLKGANLWNEVKDRLDKPGSGLSGGQQQRLCIARAIAVKPDVILMDEPCSALDPISTLAVEDLINELKERYTVVIVTHNMQQAARVSDKTAFFNIAGTGKPGKLIEYADTTTIFNNPKEKATEDYVSGRFG; this is translated from the coding sequence ATGTCCAAGCGAATCGACGTCAAGGACCTGAACGTCTACTACGGCAACTTCCTGGCCGTCGAGGGCGTCTCCATCAACATCGCCGCGCGTTCCGTCACCGCGTTCATCGGCCCCTCGGGCTGCGGCAAGTCGACCTTCCTCCGCACGCTCAACCGCATGCACGAGGTCCTTCCGGGCGCCCGGGTCGAGGGACAAGTGCTCCTCGACGGTGACGACCTCTACGGCTCGGGCGTCGACCCTGTGGCCGTGCGCAGCCACGTGGGCATGGTCTTCCAGCGCCCCAACCCCTTCCCCACGATGTCCATCCGCGACAACGTCCTTGCCGGGGTGAAGCTGAACGGCGGTCGGCTCTCGAAGTCCGACGCCCAGGAGATCGTCGAGTCCTCGCTCAAGGGCGCAAACCTCTGGAATGAGGTCAAGGACCGCCTGGACAAGCCGGGCTCCGGCCTCTCGGGCGGCCAGCAGCAGCGCCTGTGCATTGCGCGAGCGATCGCCGTGAAGCCCGACGTCATCCTCATGGACGAGCCGTGCTCGGCCCTCGACCCGATCTCCACGCTCGCGGTCGAGGACCTCATCAACGAGCTCAAGGAGCGCTACACGGTCGTCATCGTGACGCACAACATGCAGCAGGCTGCTCGCGTTTCGGACAAGACGGCGTTCTTCAACATCGCGGGTACCGGCAAGCCGGGCAAGCTCATCGAGTACGCGGACACGACGACGATCTTCAACAACCCCAAGGAGAAGGCGACCGAGGACTACGTCTCGGGTCGCTTCGGGTAG
- a CDS encoding FUSC family protein: MPVILMAVGAVAAYLIAEHLLGHVGPIFAATSALVSLGFGRDLTLRKVLEVSAGCTLGIVLGDLMRTLFGAGITQAAIVLVVSLLLARFLDRGVIFATQLGIQSLFVVLLPAPVGGPFTRSLDAVIGGLVSLLLTALLPRDPRVQPRHDLHQLVGAFSEMLRECSEALTEADSTRAWHALVRGRGSQNLVDAIRTTLKTSGEVTRLAPAYRRYRSEIENFEHAVEYLDLALRNGRVVARRIASAINNAALSEMAAEDIAELLENTAEALDLVAAGLSTEDREERRVNRRSAGLMLEQIASRAHPRKLHVERLEGEALVILIRPMLVDLLEAAGYGHDEAVALLPAL; this comes from the coding sequence ATGCCCGTGATCCTCATGGCCGTGGGCGCCGTCGCGGCGTACCTCATCGCGGAGCACCTCCTCGGCCACGTCGGCCCGATCTTCGCTGCCACCTCAGCTCTGGTCTCCCTGGGCTTCGGGCGGGACCTCACGCTCCGCAAGGTGCTCGAAGTCTCGGCCGGATGCACGCTCGGCATCGTGCTCGGCGACCTCATGAGGACGCTTTTCGGAGCCGGCATCACCCAAGCAGCCATCGTGCTCGTGGTCTCGCTCCTGCTGGCCCGCTTCCTCGACCGGGGCGTGATCTTCGCAACGCAGCTCGGCATCCAGTCGCTCTTCGTCGTTCTGCTCCCCGCACCCGTCGGTGGCCCCTTCACCCGGAGTCTGGACGCCGTCATCGGCGGTCTCGTCTCCCTCCTCCTCACCGCGCTCCTCCCCCGAGACCCGCGTGTTCAGCCCCGCCACGACCTGCACCAGCTTGTCGGCGCGTTCTCCGAGATGCTCCGAGAGTGTTCCGAGGCGCTCACCGAAGCGGACTCGACCCGAGCCTGGCACGCGCTCGTGCGCGGGCGGGGCTCGCAGAACCTCGTCGACGCCATCCGGACGACGCTCAAGACCTCGGGCGAGGTCACCCGCCTCGCCCCCGCCTACCGCCGCTACCGCTCCGAGATCGAGAACTTCGAGCATGCAGTCGAATACCTCGACCTCGCTCTCCGCAACGGCCGCGTCGTGGCGAGGCGGATCGCGAGCGCGATCAACAACGCCGCGCTCTCGGAGATGGCCGCCGAAGACATCGCGGAGCTCCTCGAGAACACGGCGGAGGCACTCGACCTCGTCGCGGCAGGCCTCTCCACGGAAGACCGTGAGGAGCGGCGCGTCAACAGGCGTTCCGCGGGGCTCATGCTCGAACAGATCGCGTCCCGTGCGCACCCGCGCAAGCTCCACGTCGAAAGGCTCGAGGGCGAGGCGCTCGTGATCCTCATCAGACCGATGCTCGTGGACCTCCTCGAAGCCGCCGGCTATGGCCACGACGAGGCGGTCGCGCTCCTTCCTGCACTGTGA
- the pstA gene encoding phosphate ABC transporter permease PstA, protein MTAIATSRRRTALTRNRLPRYAPWAALAVGLVVGAALSTLIGFNVFGWGVFSAVIYTLVYVSWSGAVEGGRKARDKFATCLVVGAFIVVVLPLFSVLWTVLEGGIKGLLTPGFLGTSMNGVSGIQDNESVNTGSRVLGGIYHAIMGTLLITLWATLISVPIGLLTSIYLVEYGEGRRLAKAITLFVDVMTGIPSIVAGLFAAALFATIFGPGTETGFVAAIALTVLMIPVVVRSSEEMLRIVPNELREAAYALGVRKWRTILKVVIPTAISGIASGITLAIARVIGETAPILLTAGFATKINLNVFSDWMASLPTYIYFQILNPTSPSNPDPSIQRAWGAALVLIIFVMILNLVARLVARIFAPKTGR, encoded by the coding sequence ATGACAGCCATCGCGACCTCTCGGCGCCGCACTGCGCTGACCCGCAACCGACTCCCGCGCTATGCCCCGTGGGCGGCGCTCGCCGTCGGCCTCGTCGTGGGTGCGGCCCTTTCGACCCTCATCGGCTTCAATGTCTTCGGGTGGGGAGTCTTCTCGGCGGTCATCTACACGCTCGTCTACGTCTCGTGGAGCGGCGCGGTCGAGGGCGGCCGCAAGGCACGCGACAAGTTCGCCACGTGCCTCGTCGTCGGTGCGTTCATCGTGGTGGTCCTGCCACTGTTCTCGGTCCTTTGGACCGTGCTCGAGGGCGGCATCAAGGGCCTCCTCACGCCTGGCTTCCTCGGCACGTCGATGAACGGCGTGAGCGGCATCCAGGACAACGAGTCCGTGAACACGGGCAGTCGGGTGCTCGGCGGCATCTACCACGCCATCATGGGCACCCTGCTCATCACCCTGTGGGCCACGCTCATCTCGGTGCCGATCGGGCTGCTCACCTCGATCTACCTCGTGGAGTACGGCGAGGGCCGCCGGCTGGCGAAGGCGATCACGCTGTTCGTCGATGTCATGACCGGCATCCCGTCGATCGTCGCAGGCCTCTTTGCCGCGGCGCTGTTCGCCACGATCTTCGGTCCGGGAACGGAGACCGGCTTCGTCGCGGCCATCGCGCTCACGGTCCTCATGATCCCCGTCGTCGTCCGCTCGAGCGAGGAGATGCTCCGCATCGTCCCCAACGAGCTCCGCGAGGCCGCCTACGCCCTCGGCGTGCGGAAGTGGCGGACCATCCTCAAGGTCGTCATCCCCACCGCGATCTCGGGCATCGCCTCGGGCATCACCCTCGCGATCGCCCGCGTCATCGGTGAGACGGCCCCGATCCTGCTCACGGCCGGCTTCGCGACGAAGATCAACTTGAACGTGTTCTCGGACTGGATGGCGTCCCTTCCGACGTACATCTACTTCCAGATCCTCAACCCGACGTCGCCGTCGAACCCGGATCCGAGCATCCAGCGAGCATGGGGCGCCGCCCTCGTGCTCATCATCTTCGTCATGATCCTCAACCTCGTGGCGCGCCTCGTCGCGCGGATCTTCGCCCCGAAGACCGGTCGCTGA
- a CDS encoding inorganic phosphate transporter: MSIALLVAVVVFTSVFAFLNGFRDASNAVGLTVRTRALTPSVAVILAAFFNVVGTVTSAWLLNYFGGSWLTAPNGARGLVVLLATVVSASLWNAYLWWRGYPSSSTHALVGGLVGASFASVIRGHALQDGLANLLWFQVWLPLLISPVLAFAVAFFLTSFTTRIARYRQPSQAHAMLRATQSVGTAAVAFGHGLQDGQRIIAVLVVAAIGNRTDWTGVPGWIVVVAALALGIGTLAGGWRVTYTLSHRLIRTDPLRGFVSQLVTTLMLFFGALWLKWPLSTTHTVAASILGAGSNQRYSAVNGRLLTRLVAVWIATPLVTALLGLVLALAFDPLAS, encoded by the coding sequence GTGAGCATCGCGCTACTTGTCGCGGTGGTCGTCTTCACGTCTGTCTTCGCGTTCCTCAACGGGTTCCGCGACGCCTCCAACGCGGTCGGCCTCACTGTCCGCACTCGAGCTCTCACCCCGAGTGTCGCCGTCATCCTCGCGGCCTTCTTCAACGTCGTCGGCACGGTCACTAGCGCATGGCTCCTCAACTACTTCGGCGGCAGCTGGCTCACCGCCCCCAACGGCGCGCGTGGCCTCGTCGTGCTCCTTGCCACCGTGGTGAGCGCAAGCCTGTGGAACGCATACCTCTGGTGGCGGGGCTATCCGTCGTCGTCCACGCACGCCCTAGTCGGCGGACTCGTCGGCGCAAGCTTCGCGTCGGTGATTCGCGGGCACGCGCTCCAGGACGGCCTCGCGAACCTCCTGTGGTTCCAGGTGTGGCTCCCGCTCCTCATCTCTCCGGTGCTCGCCTTCGCCGTCGCGTTCTTCCTCACGAGCTTCACCACCCGGATCGCGCGCTACCGCCAGCCGAGCCAAGCACACGCGATGCTGCGCGCGACCCAATCCGTCGGGACCGCGGCCGTTGCGTTCGGGCACGGACTTCAGGACGGGCAGCGGATCATCGCGGTCCTCGTCGTGGCGGCGATCGGGAACCGGACCGACTGGACGGGGGTCCCCGGATGGATCGTCGTCGTCGCGGCCCTCGCCCTCGGCATCGGCACGCTCGCGGGCGGGTGGAGGGTCACCTACACCCTGAGCCACCGGCTGATCCGTACGGATCCGCTTCGCGGCTTCGTCTCCCAACTCGTGACGACGCTCATGCTGTTCTTCGGCGCGCTCTGGCTCAAGTGGCCGCTCTCGACCACGCACACCGTGGCCGCCTCGATCCTCGGTGCCGGCAGCAATCAGAGGTACTCCGCGGTCAACGGACGGCTCCTGACCAGGCTCGTGGCCGTCTGGATCGCGACCCCGCTCGTGACGGCGCTTCTCGGCCTCGTCCTCGCACTCGCCTTCGACCCGCTAGCCTCGTAG
- the pstS gene encoding phosphate ABC transporter substrate-binding protein PstS has protein sequence MKALRFGRLSAVAVVAAGALALSACGSDNPAGSSGSGPATSSGPKVTGTLTGAGSTAQSAAIDAWKQGFTAANSGVTVQYNPVGSGAGRKTFISGAGQFAGSDAAMSTDELTQAKSVCGPDGALDLPVYISPIAVTFNLPGVTSLNLAPDTIAKIFRGQITNWNDPAIAADNSGVNLPSLKITAVHRSDDSGTTQNFTDYLNKAAPSVWTDKSNQTWPSSLPGENAKGTSGVVKTVTDTQGAIAYSDDSAVSGSLGKAKIKVGSSWVAISAEGAAKAVELSQPASGRAANDLALNLDRTPTDSSAYPIVLVSYHVVCDAYKDQATVDLVKAWENYVVSDAGQQAAAAAAKSAPLSPALAAKAKTAIDSIKVKS, from the coding sequence GTGAAGGCTCTCCGTTTCGGCCGCCTCTCGGCGGTTGCCGTCGTCGCCGCTGGCGCGCTTGCCCTGTCCGCGTGCGGTTCCGACAACCCGGCCGGTTCCTCGGGCTCGGGCCCCGCTACTTCTTCGGGCCCGAAGGTCACGGGAACGCTCACCGGCGCCGGTTCGACTGCCCAGTCCGCCGCGATCGATGCCTGGAAGCAGGGCTTCACCGCCGCGAACTCCGGCGTCACCGTCCAGTACAACCCGGTCGGCTCGGGCGCCGGCCGCAAGACGTTCATCTCGGGCGCGGGCCAGTTCGCCGGCTCGGATGCCGCGATGTCGACTGACGAACTCACCCAGGCGAAGTCCGTGTGCGGCCCTGATGGCGCTCTCGACCTCCCGGTCTACATCTCCCCGATCGCGGTGACGTTCAACCTCCCGGGTGTCACGAGCCTCAACCTCGCGCCTGACACGATTGCGAAGATCTTCCGTGGCCAGATCACGAACTGGAACGATCCGGCCATCGCGGCCGACAACTCCGGCGTGAACCTGCCGAGCCTCAAGATCACGGCTGTTCACCGTTCCGATGACTCGGGGACTACCCAGAACTTCACCGACTACCTGAACAAGGCTGCCCCGTCTGTCTGGACCGACAAGTCGAACCAGACCTGGCCTTCCTCCCTCCCCGGTGAGAATGCCAAGGGCACGTCGGGCGTCGTCAAGACGGTCACAGATACGCAGGGCGCGATCGCCTACTCCGACGACTCTGCGGTGAGCGGCAGCCTCGGCAAGGCGAAGATCAAGGTCGGCAGCTCGTGGGTCGCCATCTCGGCTGAGGGCGCCGCAAAGGCCGTCGAGCTCTCGCAGCCCGCCTCGGGCCGCGCGGCAAACGACCTCGCGCTCAACCTCGACCGCACCCCGACGGACTCGTCGGCGTACCCGATCGTCCTCGTCTCGTACCACGTCGTCTGCGACGCGTACAAGGACCAGGCCACGGTCGACCTCGTGAAGGCGTGGGAGAACTACGTCGTCTCGGACGCCGGCCAGCAGGCCGCTGCCGCCGCCGCGAAGAGCGCGCCGCTCTCGCCGGCCCTTGCCGCGAAGGCCAAGACCGCAATCGACTCGATCAAGGTCAAGTCCTGA
- the radA gene encoding DNA repair protein RadA, translated as MASKTSTRSSRPAAGYRCAECGWTTVKWVGRCGECQSWGTVEEVGAAVARTTAAVTVREPARLIADVDATEAAFLPTGVSELDRVLGGGLVPGAVILLAGEPGVGKSTLLLDVAAKVAATAAPGVPSHVLYVTGEESAAQVKLRAERIGAVSPGLYLSAETDLGQALGQVEKLEPRLLVVDSVQTLSSAEVEGSAGGVSQVREVAASLIAAAKRRNMTTLLVGHVTKEGSIAGPRLLEHLVDVVCQFEGERHSRLRLIRAVKNRYGPTDEVGCFDLGEDGIASVTDPSGLFVSRTKEPVSGTCITVTLEGRRPLLAEVQSLLAESSNAQPRRATSGLDSSRVAMLLAVLQQRAGCVLHKDDSYVATVGGVKLSEPATDLAVALAVASAKTRQALPQRLIAFGEVGLAGEVRPVPGINRRIQEAHRLGFTHAVVPASPTGPGEIPAGFSVREVSHVAEALGLLISTGG; from the coding sequence ATGGCTTCGAAGACCTCCACGCGCTCGTCCCGGCCCGCGGCCGGATACCGCTGCGCCGAATGCGGCTGGACGACCGTGAAGTGGGTGGGCCGCTGCGGTGAGTGCCAGTCCTGGGGCACCGTCGAGGAGGTCGGCGCTGCCGTGGCGCGGACGACGGCGGCCGTCACCGTCCGCGAGCCCGCGCGGCTGATCGCGGACGTCGACGCGACTGAGGCCGCCTTCCTGCCGACGGGTGTGAGCGAACTCGACCGCGTCCTCGGAGGCGGGCTCGTCCCGGGGGCGGTGATCCTCCTCGCAGGAGAGCCCGGCGTGGGCAAGTCGACGCTCCTGCTCGACGTCGCGGCCAAGGTTGCGGCGACCGCGGCGCCAGGAGTGCCCTCCCACGTTCTGTATGTGACGGGCGAGGAATCGGCCGCGCAGGTCAAGCTCCGTGCCGAGCGCATCGGGGCAGTTTCCCCTGGGCTCTACCTCTCGGCCGAGACCGACCTCGGCCAGGCTCTCGGGCAGGTCGAGAAGCTCGAGCCCCGCCTCCTCGTCGTCGATTCCGTCCAGACGCTCTCGAGCGCAGAGGTCGAGGGCAGCGCGGGCGGCGTTTCGCAGGTCCGCGAAGTGGCGGCCTCGCTCATCGCCGCAGCCAAGCGACGCAACATGACGACCCTCCTCGTGGGGCACGTGACGAAGGAGGGATCGATCGCGGGTCCCCGTCTTCTCGAACATCTCGTCGACGTCGTGTGCCAATTCGAAGGGGAGCGGCACTCGAGGCTCCGGCTCATCCGGGCGGTCAAGAACCGTTACGGGCCAACTGACGAGGTCGGCTGCTTCGACCTCGGCGAGGATGGCATTGCGAGCGTTACGGACCCTTCGGGCCTCTTCGTCTCCCGCACCAAGGAGCCCGTCTCGGGCACATGCATCACGGTCACCCTCGAGGGCAGGCGGCCCCTGCTCGCGGAGGTTCAGTCGCTCCTCGCGGAAAGCTCGAACGCCCAGCCCCGCCGGGCGACGAGCGGCCTCGACTCGTCTCGGGTAGCGATGCTCCTTGCCGTGCTCCAGCAGCGTGCAGGCTGCGTGCTGCACAAGGACGACAGCTACGTGGCGACCGTGGGCGGCGTGAAACTCAGTGAGCCTGCGACTGACCTCGCGGTGGCTCTCGCCGTCGCCTCCGCGAAGACCCGCCAAGCACTCCCCCAGCGCCTCATTGCGTTCGGCGAGGTCGGCCTGGCGGGGGAGGTGAGGCCGGTGCCCGGGATAAACCGTCGCATCCAGGAAGCCCACCGTCTGGGCTTCACCCACGCCGTCGTGCCCGCGAGCCCAACGGGCCCCGGCGAGATCCCAGCAGGATTCTCAGTGCGCGAGGTGAGCCACGTCGCCGAGGCCCTCGGGCTGCTCATCAGTACTGGCGGGTAG
- the pstC gene encoding phosphate ABC transporter permease subunit PstC, giving the protein MTRTLHETPRVTKGQDVTATETKTPESSGRLRALSSRQGAAGDKVFSGAALAAGAIILVVLVAVAVFLVVQAMPALLAPQGQIANGKGFWPYIFPLVVGTVIAAAIALLIATPISIGVALFISHYAPRRLAQILGYIIDLLAAIPSVIFGAWGISFLAPALVPGYTWLSSVLGWIPIFAGPPSATGKTLLTASIVLAVMVIPIITSVCREIFLQTPKLHEEAALALGATRWEMIRMAVLPFARPGIISAVMLGLGRALGETMAVALVLSSGPLIASLIQSGNQTIAAEIALNFPEASGLSLNTLIAAGLVLFVVTLAVNILARWVISRHKEFSGAN; this is encoded by the coding sequence ATGACGAGAACCCTCCATGAGACCCCCCGCGTGACCAAGGGACAAGATGTGACTGCAACCGAGACAAAGACACCGGAGAGCTCAGGTCGGCTCCGGGCACTGTCGTCCCGACAGGGCGCCGCGGGAGACAAGGTCTTCTCGGGCGCGGCACTTGCGGCTGGCGCGATCATCCTCGTGGTGCTCGTCGCCGTCGCCGTCTTCCTCGTCGTCCAGGCGATGCCGGCACTCCTCGCCCCGCAGGGCCAGATCGCGAACGGAAAGGGCTTCTGGCCCTACATCTTCCCGCTCGTCGTCGGCACGGTCATCGCCGCGGCAATCGCCCTCCTCATCGCCACGCCGATCTCGATCGGCGTCGCGCTCTTCATCTCGCACTACGCTCCGAGGCGTCTTGCGCAGATCCTCGGATACATCATCGACCTGCTTGCGGCCATCCCTTCGGTCATCTTCGGCGCTTGGGGCATCTCGTTCCTCGCGCCCGCACTCGTGCCCGGGTACACGTGGCTCTCCTCGGTCCTCGGATGGATCCCGATCTTCGCCGGCCCCCCGTCGGCGACTGGCAAGACCCTGCTGACGGCCTCGATCGTGCTCGCGGTCATGGTCATCCCCATCATCACGTCGGTCTGCCGCGAGATCTTCCTCCAGACGCCCAAGCTGCACGAAGAGGCGGCGCTTGCGCTCGGCGCGACGCGGTGGGAGATGATCCGCATGGCGGTCCTGCCCTTCGCCCGCCCAGGCATCATCAGCGCCGTCATGCTCGGCCTCGGCCGCGCGCTGGGCGAGACCATGGCCGTCGCTCTCGTGCTGTCCTCGGGCCCCCTCATCGCGAGCCTCATCCAGTCGGGCAACCAGACGATCGCCGCCGAGATCGCCCTCAACTTCCCCGAGGCGAGCGGCCTGAGCCTCAACACGCTCATCGCCGCCGGCCTCGTGCTCTTCGTCGTCACCCTCGCGGTCAACATCCTGGCCCGTTGGGTCATCAGCCGCCACAAGGAATTCTCGGGAGCGAACTGA
- a CDS encoding DUF47 domain-containing protein: MKLRLFPQETAALELLADLAQQLVLAVQVLSEMFGAPREEHERIFEELMRIDRRATELQRSLLTQLRTSFINPLPREDLLDLSEGLGEAMEQLVAVGEITLVNRLDRPAREASDQLEIVNRQAELTVGAMRGLGHLDGLEDYWIEMIRLAKRANHTHRLWAANAVRELSLNTYARSIEMARALLGAAHALKDVGANVGRIIVKES; this comes from the coding sequence ATGAAGCTGCGTCTCTTCCCGCAGGAGACGGCCGCGCTCGAACTCCTCGCGGATCTCGCGCAGCAATTGGTTCTCGCGGTGCAGGTGCTCTCCGAGATGTTCGGAGCGCCCCGCGAAGAGCACGAGCGAATCTTCGAAGAACTCATGCGGATCGATCGGCGCGCAACCGAGCTCCAGCGCTCGCTCCTGACCCAATTGCGCACAAGCTTCATCAACCCTCTCCCCCGCGAGGACCTCCTCGACCTCTCCGAGGGGCTCGGCGAAGCAATGGAGCAGCTCGTGGCCGTCGGGGAGATCACGCTCGTGAACCGTCTCGACCGGCCTGCACGGGAGGCGTCGGACCAACTCGAGATCGTGAACCGCCAGGCCGAGCTCACGGTCGGCGCGATGAGGGGCCTCGGGCACCTCGACGGCCTCGAGGACTACTGGATCGAGATGATCCGCCTCGCCAAACGGGCAAACCACACGCACCGCCTGTGGGCTGCCAACGCGGTGCGCGAACTCTCCCTGAACACCTACGCGCGGAGCATCGAGATGGCGAGGGCACTTCTCGGTGCGGCCCACGCGCTCAAAGACGTCGGCGCCAACGTGGGCCGGATCATCGTGAAAGAGTCGTGA
- a CDS encoding LuxR C-terminal-related transcriptional regulator, producing the protein MFEQVIDRVLRYVAHNLGVRIVGASGSGRTSVAKRVVEELEGRGTRVYAVFATQSLAGVPFAGIVSMGIDLRPRASGILGIADLLSEHVSRIGPRAIVVDGIESLDRESLAVIDIVQKRTEVPLIATMSDVPFESRTPAVVLGRWPEATVSLAPLRYEQVNALLLQMLGAPAEVDVPARILAKSGGNLRLAVRIIETAVLSERLVLRDGKYGINGSLMNEHLHGTVESLLHGLRPEEFKALTTLSVLGPTPVPELVISVGADVLDSLEHRRFVSAVPGPDGQLFASVFPPVVEDYLANHVLNSRRILRDSLTGGLDALRHEDELPLSDGTAAAELVALREEHGGSHAATVRYFHKRLESVEQLYYAAWEAERTMSNAVAFLRVYWGAALDRRRIRRVFELTDPTGEPSDLLFFNMTRALWAVMDDGDLHGGLTILEDFAEAEPEWAEEARAFSLLVRSQHTEMPADLDAEFARLPVRQPTSGVIAVARGLLELFRLKPEAAIAAMDGAQGFETLPRFEPLIRGLALFASGRVDEALAYSLQRRRAALRNVDQFSLVTQSYVASLALLSRGLFDEAEYLMGWAFSLKRPGFLLGSLYNAMLRLSALRADAASSSLGEQATAANDVGPLPGIGKGVYELVARKPASAEAFDQRASTLLAAQKAHGFILEAVYSGLFALCLLPTPRVKSRLEKILREQGITRHDQLLRVASAVLEGDIEVLDRFPDEYEPDGDAYQIAMLLRGAVRKHRVSSHSGPAVVAIERAAERFMRKHRPDGQFIAFEPGVPYLSLTDREREIALLAGTRTNQEIADQFGLSIRTVESHISNALRKTNAASRRALFDLVRGDQ; encoded by the coding sequence TTGTTTGAACAGGTCATTGACCGGGTGCTGCGCTATGTCGCGCACAATCTCGGCGTTCGGATCGTGGGGGCCTCGGGAAGCGGCCGAACCTCCGTCGCGAAGAGGGTTGTCGAAGAGCTCGAGGGGCGCGGCACGCGTGTCTACGCGGTCTTCGCGACCCAGTCGTTGGCCGGAGTGCCGTTCGCGGGGATTGTCTCGATGGGGATTGATCTTCGGCCACGGGCTTCGGGAATCCTCGGGATCGCCGACCTCCTCTCGGAACATGTCTCGCGCATCGGGCCTCGCGCCATCGTCGTCGATGGCATCGAGAGCCTCGACCGCGAGTCGCTGGCGGTCATCGACATCGTGCAGAAGCGGACGGAAGTGCCGCTCATCGCGACCATGAGTGACGTGCCGTTCGAGTCCCGGACGCCCGCCGTCGTCCTTGGCCGTTGGCCCGAGGCCACGGTCTCGCTCGCGCCGCTCCGGTACGAGCAGGTCAACGCGCTCCTGCTGCAGATGCTGGGCGCGCCGGCCGAGGTGGATGTCCCGGCCCGCATTCTCGCGAAGTCGGGGGGCAACCTCCGCCTCGCGGTGCGCATCATCGAGACGGCCGTGCTCAGCGAGCGGCTCGTGCTCCGGGACGGGAAGTACGGGATCAACGGCTCGCTCATGAACGAGCACCTCCACGGGACCGTCGAGTCTTTGCTCCACGGGCTGCGACCGGAGGAGTTCAAGGCCCTCACCACGCTGTCGGTGCTCGGCCCGACGCCCGTGCCAGAGCTGGTCATCTCGGTGGGGGCGGACGTCCTCGACAGCCTCGAGCATCGTCGGTTCGTCTCGGCAGTGCCGGGACCAGATGGGCAGCTGTTTGCCTCCGTGTTCCCTCCCGTCGTCGAGGACTATCTCGCCAACCACGTGCTGAACTCTCGCAGGATCCTCCGCGACTCGCTGACCGGCGGCCTCGATGCGCTCCGGCATGAGGACGAGCTGCCGCTCTCGGACGGCACGGCGGCCGCTGAGCTCGTGGCGCTGAGGGAGGAGCATGGCGGCAGCCACGCCGCGACCGTGCGGTACTTCCACAAGCGGCTTGAATCGGTCGAGCAGCTCTACTACGCGGCGTGGGAGGCCGAGAGGACGATGTCCAACGCGGTCGCCTTCCTCCGGGTCTATTGGGGAGCGGCTCTGGACCGTCGCCGCATCCGCAGGGTCTTCGAGCTCACTGACCCTACCGGGGAGCCTTCGGACCTGCTCTTCTTCAACATGACCAGGGCGCTCTGGGCTGTCATGGACGACGGCGACCTGCACGGAGGACTCACGATTCTCGAGGACTTCGCCGAGGCGGAGCCCGAGTGGGCGGAGGAGGCGCGCGCCTTCAGCCTGCTGGTGCGTTCCCAGCACACGGAGATGCCCGCAGATCTCGACGCCGAATTTGCCCGCCTGCCCGTGCGGCAGCCCACCAGCGGGGTCATCGCCGTCGCGCGTGGCCTGCTCGAGCTCTTCAGGTTGAAACCCGAGGCAGCGATCGCCGCGATGGACGGGGCCCAGGGCTTCGAGACCCTGCCGCGCTTCGAGCCGCTGATCCGGGGGCTGGCCCTTTTCGCGAGCGGCCGTGTTGACGAGGCGCTCGCATACTCGCTCCAGCGCCGTCGCGCTGCGCTCCGCAACGTCGATCAGTTCAGCCTCGTCACCCAGAGCTACGTGGCTTCGCTTGCGCTCCTGTCACGGGGCCTGTTCGACGAGGCTGAATACCTCATGGGCTGGGCCTTCTCACTGAAGCGTCCGGGCTTCCTCCTAGGTTCCCTGTACAACGCGATGCTGCGCCTCTCTGCGCTCCGGGCCGACGCGGCGTCGTCCTCCCTTGGAGAGCAGGCGACGGCGGCGAACGACGTCGGGCCGCTTCCGGGGATCGGCAAGGGCGTCTACGAGTTGGTGGCACGGAAGCCGGCCAGTGCGGAAGCCTTCGACCAGCGCGCCAGCACTCTCCTCGCCGCTCAGAAGGCGCACGGGTTCATCCTCGAAGCCGTGTACTCGGGCCTCTTTGCGCTGTGCCTTCTCCCCACGCCCCGCGTGAAGTCGCGGCTCGAGAAGATCCTGCGGGAACAGGGCATTACTCGGCACGATCAGCTCCTCCGGGTGGCCAGCGCCGTGCTCGAGGGCGACATCGAAGTGCTTGACCGGTTCCCCGACGAATACGAGCCCGACGGGGACGCCTACCAGATCGCCATGCTCCTTCGCGGCGCCGTGCGCAAGCACCGTGTGAGCAGCCATAGCGGCCCAGCTGTCGTGGCCATTGAACGCGCCGCCGAGCGATTCATGAGGAAGCATCGGCCCGACGGGCAGTTCATCGCGTTCGAGCCCGGGGTCCCCTATCTGAGCCTCACCGACCGGGAGCGAGAGATCGCCCTGCTTGCGGGAACCCGCACCAATCAGGAGATCGCCGACCAGTTCGGCCTCAGCATCCGGACTGTGGAGAGCCACATTTCGAACGCGCTGCGCAAGACGAACGCGGCCTCACGAAGGGCCTTGTTCGACCTCGTACGCGGTGACCAGTAG